A genome region from Crossiella equi includes the following:
- a CDS encoding diguanylate cyclase: protein MNHRSTAEPDRCHACGQPPRPWATDKLTGLLDRWGWDAEAARALAATGRRDEPAALLLLDLDHFKGVNDTLGHPAGDAVLHGVAGLLRTVTGPAAVLGRYGGHGGDEFLALLPGHGPEAARALAARVRAAVPALRIPARTVLGPRTVTGLTVSIGLASRRAGDRADLTDLVLAADSALLLAKRGGRDQVRDHREERRPREPHLRPVRSGGA from the coding sequence ATGAACCACCGAAGCACAGCCGAACCCGACCGGTGCCACGCCTGCGGGCAGCCGCCCCGGCCGTGGGCCACCGACAAGCTGACCGGCCTGCTCGACCGCTGGGGCTGGGACGCCGAGGCCGCCCGCGCCCTGGCCGCGACGGGCCGCCGGGACGAGCCCGCGGCCCTGCTGCTGCTCGACCTGGACCACTTCAAGGGCGTCAACGACACACTCGGCCACCCCGCGGGGGACGCCGTGCTGCACGGGGTGGCCGGGCTGCTGCGCACGGTCACCGGACCGGCCGCGGTGCTGGGCCGCTACGGCGGGCACGGCGGCGACGAGTTCCTGGCGCTGCTGCCCGGCCACGGCCCGGAGGCCGCCCGCGCGCTGGCGGCCAGGGTGCGGGCGGCGGTACCCGCGCTGCGGATCCCGGCGCGCACGGTGCTCGGCCCGCGCACGGTCACCGGCCTGACCGTCTCGATCGGGCTGGCCAGCCGCCGCGCCGGGGACCGGGCGGACCTGACCGACCTGGTGCTGGCCGCGGACTCGGCCCTGCTGCTGGCCAAACGCGGTGGCCGGGACCAGGTCCGGGACCACCGGGAGGAGCGACGGCCGCGTGAACCGCACCTGCGGCCCGTCCGGTCGGGCGGTGCGTGA
- a CDS encoding glycosyl hydrolase family 18 protein, which produces MAAVTVGLAVPSSAAPAASAEPFAAAALPAGFRSVGYQPSWSGNVNSIQYRKLTHINYAFALPNANGTLQAIPDPNKLRSLVSQGHANGVKVSLAIGGWNDGNDSAFEALARSANTRATFVNAVVNTINQYSLDGVDIDWEYPDPGASGTNFTALMRELSAALKPKGKLLTAAVVSGGNTANGVQPAVFGVVDFLNIMAYDGGSPHAGYQWSIDSLNGWKARGLPKEKAVLGVPFYSRPNYLTYSQIVAMDPANAQKDCIQASGAQQCYNGIPTIKRKTQWAKANAGGIMNWELSQDTTGATSLVSAIFDAAGS; this is translated from the coding sequence GTGGCCGCGGTCACCGTCGGCCTCGCCGTGCCGAGCAGCGCCGCCCCGGCGGCCTCGGCCGAACCGTTCGCCGCGGCCGCCCTGCCCGCCGGCTTCCGCAGCGTCGGCTACCAGCCGAGCTGGTCGGGCAACGTCAACAGCATCCAGTACCGCAAGCTCACCCACATCAACTACGCCTTCGCCCTGCCCAACGCCAACGGCACCCTGCAGGCGATCCCGGACCCGAACAAGCTGCGGTCCCTGGTCTCCCAGGGCCACGCCAACGGGGTGAAGGTGTCGCTGGCGATCGGGGGCTGGAACGACGGCAACGACTCGGCCTTCGAGGCCCTGGCGCGCAGCGCGAACACCCGTGCCACCTTCGTCAACGCGGTGGTGAACACGATCAACCAGTACAGCCTCGACGGCGTGGACATCGACTGGGAGTACCCGGACCCGGGTGCCTCCGGCACCAACTTCACCGCGCTGATGCGGGAGCTGAGCGCGGCGCTCAAGCCCAAGGGCAAGCTGCTGACCGCGGCCGTGGTCTCCGGCGGGAACACCGCCAACGGCGTGCAGCCCGCGGTGTTCGGCGTGGTCGACTTCCTCAACATCATGGCCTACGACGGCGGCAGCCCGCACGCCGGCTACCAGTGGTCGATCGACTCGCTCAACGGCTGGAAGGCCCGCGGCCTGCCGAAGGAGAAGGCGGTGCTGGGCGTGCCGTTCTACAGCCGCCCGAACTACCTGACCTACAGCCAGATCGTGGCGATGGACCCGGCCAACGCGCAGAAGGACTGTATCCAGGCCAGCGGTGCGCAGCAGTGCTACAACGGCATCCCGACGATCAAGCGCAAGACCCAGTGGGCCAAGGCGAACGCGGGCGGCATCATGAACTGGGAGCTCTCCCAGGACACCACCGGGGCGACCTCCCTGGTGAGCGCCATCTTCGACGCCGCGGGCAGCTGA
- a CDS encoding TetR/AcrR family transcriptional regulator: MDTPLRPRRRLAPAARRAELVDCAIRVLSTHGAGISMDQLAAAAGVSKPLLYHYFYDKAGLLKAAGDRAAELMLARLRPALAGLREVATPERWLHGAVSAYLAVLLEHQGLYRFHLAHPAPDRLGRPSADPILTALAEVLAELPGPTPPPAPVRYALAGMVQSVCHWWLVHRRPDRTALVDQLSRVLGHTVHGLSTLAC, translated from the coding sequence ATGGACACACCACTGCGACCCCGTCGGCGGCTGGCCCCGGCCGCGCGCCGGGCGGAGCTCGTCGACTGCGCGATCCGGGTGCTCAGCACGCACGGCGCGGGCATCAGCATGGACCAGCTGGCCGCGGCCGCCGGGGTGAGCAAACCCCTGCTGTACCACTACTTCTACGACAAGGCCGGGCTGCTCAAGGCGGCGGGCGACCGGGCCGCCGAGCTGATGCTGGCCCGGCTGCGGCCCGCGCTGGCCGGGCTGCGCGAGGTGGCCACCCCCGAGCGCTGGCTGCACGGCGCGGTGTCGGCCTACCTGGCCGTGCTGCTGGAGCACCAGGGCCTGTACCGGTTCCACCTGGCGCACCCGGCCCCGGACCGGCTCGGGCGGCCCTCCGCCGACCCGATCCTGACGGCCCTGGCCGAGGTGCTCGCCGAGCTGCCCGGGCCCACCCCGCCTCCGGCGCCGGTGCGCTACGCGCTGGCGGGCATGGTGCAGTCGGTGTGCCACTGGTGGCTGGTCCACCGCCGCCCCGACCGCACGGCGCTGGTGGACCAGCTGAGCCGGGTGCTCGGCCACACCGTGCACGGTCTGTCCACCCTGGCCTGCTGA